A window of Oscillatoria nigro-viridis PCC 7112 contains these coding sequences:
- a CDS encoding DUF2808 domain-containing protein yields the protein MIKTLIYAAVVLAIAVPISTDYASARTEPTPHIDGSVQFPPTRARNVRHTIRVHIPQRSSPLSQMIIDVPTGLRVRKNITVTDNSGREINTNVSINDNKLIIDFNQPVSPELQVKIDLNDVKITGISNAWLYRISAKFVGNNIHIPIGIAQIRVY from the coding sequence ATGATAAAAACACTGATTTATGCTGCTGTAGTCTTGGCGATCGCAGTTCCAATTTCCACTGACTATGCAAGTGCTAGGACAGAACCTACTCCTCATATTGATGGCTCGGTGCAATTTCCTCCAACACGAGCGAGGAATGTTAGACATACAATTCGGGTTCACATTCCTCAACGGAGCAGCCCTCTGTCCCAAATGATTATTGATGTTCCAACAGGGTTAAGGGTTAGGAAAAACATCACCGTAACGGACAACTCGGGACGTGAAATTAACACCAATGTTTCTATCAATGACAACAAACTAATCATTGATTTTAATCAACCAGTTTCTCCTGAATTGCAAGTCAAAATCGACCTAAACGATGTAAAAATAACAGGAATTTCCAACGCTTGGCTATACCGCATTTCCGCTAAATTTGTTGGCAATAATATACATATCCCGATCGGGATAGCCCAGATTCGCGTCTACTGA